The proteins below come from a single Rosa rugosa chromosome 2, drRosRugo1.1, whole genome shotgun sequence genomic window:
- the LOC133729778 gene encoding G-type lectin S-receptor-like serine/threonine-protein kinase At1g11410 codes for MPFAEGLLNLLLRLLLPLLSLQFCYSLGTTITFNQSIKDGDFLISKNKAFVLGFFSPGTSSNRYVGIWYKFSQNKVLWVANRDNPVNDTSGILTISTEGNLILLHNNSQGLPLWSTNVSVTPVSNNSTMVQLLDSGNLVLVNQLINNQSGILWQSFDHPTHILLANMKIGLEQGKNIVITSWNSQNDPGTGSCSVKTEPNGSPQIILYKNLAKWWRSGHWDGLHWNGFPNINRQSKNNSFDIVLVNNKDEVTTKFAVLDPAVIPIIEIDGSGSLQLLAWKGQQQGWVKLWSPTEVCDKYGTCGPFGVCKAYTDNWVKCGCFPGYEPNYPEEWRLREGSGGCKRQQGAPSMCRNREGFVKIPNVKVPDTSTIKLDINSSMEACEQKCLNNCSCLAYASADVRNGGSGCMTWYGDLMDTTQFAQGQGQDLYIRADAIVSAKYTKKSKRFLAKKGMWLILVFPPIAMIFLIFFGCWCLRRKTKGYLRETKQYGSTTHKDLEYFDLKSILVATDNFSTANKLGEGGFGSVYKGLLANGEEIAVKRLSKNSGQGLEQFKAEVKLIAKLQHRNLVRLLGCCINAEEKMLIYEYLPNKSLDLFVFDRSRSLSIDWKDRFDIINGIARGVLYLHQDSRLKIIHRDIKASNVLLDSTMNPKISDFGLAKMIGEDQIQANTNRVIGTYGYMSPEYAMEGRYSTKSDVFSFGVLLLEIISGKRNTNYNLESPSPNLIGQIWDMWREGEALGIVDPSLSSYPAHEVSRCIHIGLLCVQESTTDRPTMSEVVYMLCKETPLTSPKKPAFILQSSNPNSEAPRRGPSLNNVTITMLEAR; via the exons ATGCCTTTTGCAGAAGGCCTGCTGAATCTGTTGCTTcggcttcttcttcctcttctgtctCTACAGTTTTGCTATTCTTTGGGCACGACCATCACTTTTAACCAATCCATTAAAGATGGTGACTTTCTCATCTCTAAAAACAAGGCATTTGTGCTCGGGTTCTTTAGTCCTGGCACATCAAGCAACCGCTATGTTGGTATTTGGTATAAGTTCTCACAAAACAAAGTTCTTTGGGTAGCTAACAGAGACAATCCTGTCAATGATACCTCAGGAATCCTCACTATTAGTACTGAAGGAAATCTCATATTACTTCATAACAACAGTCAAGGCCTTCCTCTGTGGTCAACGAATGTTTCTGTCACACCAGTAAGTAACAATAGTACTATGGTGCAGCTCCTGGATTCAGGAAATCTTGTCTTGGTTAATCAGCTGATCAACAACCAGAGTGGTATCTTATGGCAGAGCTTTGATCATCCTACACATATTCTTCTAGCAAACATGAAAATTGGGTTGGAACAGGGTAAGAACATAGTTATTACATCCTGGAACTCGCAAAATGACCCAGGAACTGGTAGTTGCTCAGTAAAGACAGAACCAAACGGGTCTCCTCAGATAATCTTGTACAAGAATCTGGCCAAGTGGTGGCGGTCAGGTCACTGGGATGGGCTTCACTGGAATGGATTCCCTAATATAAACAGGCAAAGCAAGAATAATTCGTTTGATATTGTATTAGTGAACAACAAAGATGAG gttACTACAAAATTCGCTGTTCTCGACCCTGCAGTTATCCCAATAATAGAAATTGACGGATCTGGATCACTCCAACTGCTAGCATGGAAGGGACAGCAACAAGGGTGGGTCAAACTCTGGTCACCAACGGAAGTCTGTGACAAGTATGGAACGTGTGGTCCATTTGGTGTTTGTAAAGCATACACTGATAACTGGGTGAAATGTGGATGCTTTCCAGGATATGAACCCAACTACCCAGAGGAATGGAGATTAAGAGAAGGATCAGGTGGATGCAAGAGGCAGCAGGGGGCTCCATCCATGTGTAGGAATAGAGAGGGGTTTGTAAAGATACCAAACGTGAAGGTTCCAGATACTTCCACAATCAAATTGGACATCAATTCGAGTATGGAAGCATGTGAGCAGAAGTGTTTGAATAACTGCTCGTGCTTGGCTTATGCCAGTGCAGATGTGAGAAATGGAGGCAGCGGATGCATGACATGGTATGGAGATTTAATGGATACTACTCAGTTTGCTCAAGGACAAGGACAAGATCTCTACATACGCGCGGATGCAATAGTGTCAG CTAAGTACACAAAGAAGTCAAAGAGGTTCCTTGCCAAAAAGGGGATGTGGTTGATTTTGGTATTCCCACCCATTGCTATGATATTCTTGATCTTTTTTGGATGTTGGTGTTTAAGGAGGAAGACAAAAG GCTATCTAAGGGAAACGAAGCAATATGGAAGTACAACTCACAAAGACCTGGAATATTTTGACCTAAAGAGCATACTTGTTGCCACTGACAATTTCTCCACTGCTAACAAGCTAGGCGAAGGAGGATTTGGCTCAGTGTATAAG GGCCTACTAGCTAATGGAGAGGAGATTGCTGTGAAAAGATTATCAAAGAACTCCGGACAAGGTTTAGAACAGTTTAAAGCTGAGGTTAAGCTGATAGCAAAACTTCAGCACAGGAACCTGGTCAGGCTTCTTGGTTGTTGCATCAATGCAGAAGAGAAGATGTTGATTTATGAATACTTGCCAAACAAGAGCTTGGACCTTTTCGTATTTG ataGAAGTAGAAGCTTGTCGATAGACTGGAAAGACCGTTTTGACATTATAAATGGAATTGCTCGAGGGGTcttatatctccatcaagacTCAAGATTAAAAATTATCCACAGGGACATAAAAGCTAGCAATGTCTTATTGGATTCCACAATGAACCCAAAGATCTCAGATTTTGGACTCGCTAAAATGATAGGGGAAGACCAAATACAAGCAAATACAAACAGAGTGATTGGAACGTA TGGCTACATGTCACCTGAATATGCAATGGAAGGGCGATATTCAACAAAATCTGATGTTTTCAGCTTTGGTGTCTTACTGCTAGAGATCATCAGTGGCAAAAGGAACACTAACTACAATCTTGAGAGCCCCTCCCCCAATTTGATTGGACAA ATTTGGGATATGTGGAGAGAGGGAGAAGCATTGGGAATAGTTGATCCTTCTTTGAGTTCATATCCTGCTCATGAGGTTTCAAGATGCATCCACATCGGGCTACTATGCGTGCAAGAATCTACAACAGATCGGCCAACAATGTCGGAAGTAGTTTACATGTTGTGCAAAGAAACACCTCTTACGTCTCCTAAGAAACCTGCATTCATATTACAATCCAGCAATCCAAACTCAGAAGCACCAAGAAGAGGACCTTCTCTAAATAATGTAACAATAACAATGCTTGAAGCCCGCTAA
- the LOC133729786 gene encoding uncharacterized protein LOC133729786, which produces MSNLNKLDFVALEVSGRNYLKWTQDVKLHLTANKMRSTIIADNITPEDMKARAMIFIRKHMEEALKVEYLAEEDPRSLWVALEERFNHQRAIYLPEARHDWQNIRFQDFKTVNEYNSEICRIRSLLKFCGEELTEADLLEKTFSTFPPSCMVLQQQYRERNFARFSELITILLLAEKNNNLLLRNDQARPTGTRAIPLPEANIIAHHENNRGRRNRGRGRGRRSERPRHGRRNGPRNGPYDRDHPGNGPRGRGGRGQGPRGGNRNAQVRQAQIRENPGPARRPQNQHNLCYRCGGTDHWSRTCRATDEEIGEYHARRGTQEANLVEESVPMDTTLEITDFQAAMDTTLEITDFPMDTTLEITDFQAANGYIED; this is translated from the coding sequence atgtcaaatctcaacaagcttgactttgttgctttggaagtTTCCGGAAGGAACTATCTCAAGTGGACCCAAGATGTCAAGCTTCATCtgactgcaaataagatgagatcaacGATTATTGCTGACAACATCACCCCTGAAGACATGAAGGCAAGGGCTATGATTTTCATCAGGAAACATATGGAAGAAGCACTCAAGGTGGAATATTTAGCTGAAGAGGACCCACGatctctttgggtcgctctagaagagcgatTCAACCATCAAAGAGCCATCTACTTGCCGGAAGCAAGACACGATTGGCAGAACATACGCTTCCAGGATTTCAAGACTGTCAATGAGTATAACTCTGAAATCTGCCGGATTCGGTCACTCCTAAAATTCTGTGGAGAAGAGCTCACAGAAGCTGACCTACTGGAGAAAACTTTCTCCACCTTCCCTCCTTCCTGTATGGTCCTGCAGCAACAATACAGGGAAAGAAACTTTGCTAGATTCTCTGAATTAATCACCATCCTGTTGCTCGCTGAAAAGAACAACAACCTACTTTTGAGGAATGATCAAGCAAGGCCCACCGGTACTAGAGCAATTCCTTTGCCTGAAGCAAATATTATTGCCCATCACGAAAATAATCGTGGAAGGAGGAACCGGGGCCGTGGAAGGGGAAGAAGGTCTGAACGTCCAAGGCATGGACGAAGAAATGGACCCAGAAATGGCCCATATGACCGCGACCACCCAGGCAATGGCCCAAGGGGTCGAGGAGGACGTggacaaggcccacgtggtggaAACCGAAATGCCCAAGTCCGACAGGCTCAAATTAGAGAGAACCCTGGTCCGGCCCGTCGCCCTCAAAATCAGCATAATCTATGTTATAGATGTGGAGGCACTGACcattggtcccgcacctgtcgtGCAACAGATGAAGAGATAGGAGAGTATCACGCCAGACGCGGAACTCAAGAGGCCAACCTTGTGGAAGAGTCAGTCCCTATGGATACCACCTTGGAGATTACTGATTTCCAAGCAGCTATGGATACCACCTTGGAGATTACTGATTTCCCTATGGATACCACCTTGGAGATTACTGATTTCCAAGCAGCTAATGGATACATCGAGGATTGA